In Treponema primitia ZAS-2, a genomic segment contains:
- the citF gene encoding citrate lyase subunit alpha → MSEFNYDTIPYIGEIGALHGKFDPAGAVKDHKNLAERQKLNNKIVESLEKAIELSGLKNGMTISFHHHFRDGDYIVNLTLDKLAEMGFRDLIVAASSLSDCHAPMIKHIKSGLVQRIETSGLRGELAEAVSRGLMDAPVTFRSHGGRAYAIETRELHIDVAFLGAPSCDPYGNANGYIRGVDQGIMCGSLGYAKTDAQYADKTIVITNHIVPYPNIPFGIPESDVNYVVVVDEIGDPEGIMKGATRFTKSPMELLMATTCADVIEATGRFTEGFSMQMGSGGASLAVVRFLRERMIRQKISASFALGGITGQIVEMHEEGLIKKILDVQSFDLTAAQSLKNNRFHSQISASYYASPSNKGTAVNQLDIVVLSALEVDINYNVNVLTGADGVIRGAIGGHPDTAQGASVSIIILPLTRSRIPCVVDRVNTVVTPGETVDVIVTNHGVTVNPRRPLLAEKIRKYGIPLCSIEDLRDKARKIVGDPDPVEYTDKIVGIVAYRDNTVIDVIRQVKE, encoded by the coding sequence ATGAGCGAATTTAACTATGATACTATACCCTATATTGGAGAAATAGGCGCGCTCCATGGCAAATTCGATCCCGCAGGAGCGGTGAAGGATCATAAAAACCTGGCGGAACGGCAAAAGCTGAACAATAAAATTGTGGAAAGCCTGGAAAAGGCCATAGAACTGTCGGGGCTGAAAAACGGCATGACCATTTCGTTTCACCATCATTTCCGGGATGGGGATTATATTGTCAACCTGACCCTGGATAAATTGGCGGAAATGGGGTTTCGGGATCTGATAGTTGCCGCCAGCTCCCTGAGCGACTGTCACGCGCCGATGATAAAACACATTAAAAGCGGCTTGGTGCAGCGTATAGAAACCAGCGGCCTCCGGGGCGAATTGGCGGAAGCGGTTTCCCGGGGACTCATGGACGCGCCGGTGACCTTTCGCAGTCATGGGGGCCGGGCCTATGCTATTGAGACCCGGGAGCTTCATATTGACGTAGCGTTTCTGGGAGCCCCCTCCTGCGATCCCTATGGCAATGCCAACGGCTATATCCGGGGAGTGGACCAGGGGATCATGTGCGGGTCCCTGGGGTACGCCAAAACAGACGCCCAGTATGCTGATAAGACCATTGTTATTACCAATCATATTGTTCCTTATCCCAATATTCCCTTCGGCATACCCGAATCGGATGTGAACTATGTGGTAGTGGTGGATGAGATCGGCGATCCTGAGGGGATCATGAAAGGGGCCACCCGGTTTACCAAGAGCCCCATGGAACTCCTGATGGCCACTACCTGCGCCGATGTTATTGAAGCCACCGGCAGGTTTACTGAGGGCTTTTCCATGCAAATGGGTTCCGGCGGCGCATCCCTGGCGGTGGTCCGCTTTCTCAGGGAACGGATGATACGGCAGAAGATAAGCGCCAGTTTCGCCCTAGGGGGCATTACCGGCCAAATCGTGGAGATGCACGAAGAAGGGCTTATCAAAAAAATTCTTGACGTCCAGAGCTTTGATCTTACCGCCGCACAATCCCTGAAGAACAACCGCTTCCATTCCCAAATATCCGCATCCTATTACGCAAGCCCGAGCAATAAGGGTACCGCAGTAAACCAACTGGACATAGTGGTTCTATCGGCCCTGGAAGTTGACATCAATTACAATGTTAATGTTCTGACCGGCGCCGATGGGGTAATCCGGGGCGCCATAGGCGGCCACCCTGATACTGCCCAGGGCGCATCGGTTTCCATTATCATCCTCCCCCTTACCCGGAGCCGTATCCCCTGCGTGGTGGATCGGGTGAACACCGTGGTAACCCCCGGCGAAACCGTGGATGTGATAGTGACCAACCACGGCGTAACAGTTAACCCAAGGCGGCCCCTGCTGGCAGAAAAGATACGCAAGTATGGCATACCTCTCTGTTCTATTGAAGACTTAAGGGACAAGGCCCGGAAAATTGTGGGAGACCCGGACCCGGTGGAATATACCGACAAAATCGTTGGCATTGTGGCATACCGGGACAATACGGTCATTGATGTGATTCGCCAGGTGAAGGAGTAA
- a CDS encoding hydratase, whose protein sequence is MIKLHQGGVYLVNGDTIMPEKTDPHFGIREFTGRSFSREEARRETITYSILKAHNQGTSMEHPRLRFDCLASHDLTFVGVIETAKASGLENFPLPYVLTNCHNSLCAVGGTLNEDDHRYGLSAAQKYGGVFVPPHQAVIHSYMREVYAQCGSMILGSDSHTRYGSLGTMGIGEGGGELVKQLLEKTYDIDYPEVICVYLRGKARPGVGPQDIALAIIGAVFEKGYVKNKVMEFVGEGIENLSADFRHGIDVMTTETACLSSIWQTDGVTKEYYDCHDRPEDYKKLKPGLAAWYDGLIEVDLSKIKPMIALPFHPSNVFAIDEFNSNAEDILHSVEEEANKIIKTRFRFSLIDKIHKSRVKADQGIIAGCAGGTYENIMAAATTLKQGRLGNDVFSLSVYPASQPVMIDLIRKGAWGDLAQAGVSLRSSFCGPCFGAGDVPASGQLSIRHTTRNFPNREGSKPGEGQMAAVALMDARSIAATALNDGALTPATDLDLDYDHPRFSFDSGVYQTRVYNGFRKGNSDVELQYGPNITGWPEMGALEENLLLGIASVIADPVTTTDELIPSGDTSTYRSNPIAMARFTLSRKDPAYVGRAEEFQALERKRRAGEALPREVQSLLETLSSSGGPAVTAQNTGIGSVIYAVKPGDGSAREQAASCQRVLGGWANIAREYATKRYRSNLINWGMLPLIMDGEADFQSGDYIFIPGIGSAIKEERESIKAVLIRADKSSPLTFTIGELTGEERRILLAGCLINFYRREIIPV, encoded by the coding sequence ATGATAAAACTTCACCAGGGCGGAGTATATTTGGTGAACGGGGACACCATCATGCCTGAGAAAACGGATCCCCATTTTGGCATCCGGGAATTTACCGGCAGGTCTTTTTCCCGGGAGGAAGCCCGCCGGGAGACCATTACTTATTCTATTCTCAAAGCCCATAATCAGGGGACAAGTATGGAACATCCCCGGCTGCGTTTTGACTGCCTGGCCTCCCATGACCTTACCTTTGTTGGGGTCATCGAGACCGCCAAGGCCAGCGGGCTGGAAAATTTTCCCCTGCCCTATGTGCTGACCAATTGCCACAACAGCCTCTGCGCAGTAGGTGGCACCCTTAATGAAGATGATCACCGCTACGGCCTGTCGGCGGCCCAAAAATACGGCGGCGTCTTTGTGCCACCCCATCAGGCGGTGATCCATTCCTACATGCGGGAAGTGTACGCCCAGTGCGGCTCCATGATCCTTGGCTCGGACAGCCACACCCGGTACGGCTCCCTGGGAACCATGGGTATAGGCGAAGGCGGGGGAGAACTGGTAAAGCAGCTCCTGGAAAAAACTTACGATATTGACTATCCCGAAGTGATCTGCGTATACCTGCGGGGAAAGGCCCGGCCCGGGGTAGGCCCCCAGGACATTGCTCTGGCGATTATCGGCGCCGTTTTTGAAAAGGGCTATGTAAAAAACAAGGTTATGGAATTTGTAGGGGAAGGCATAGAAAACCTTTCTGCGGATTTCCGCCATGGCATTGATGTGATGACCACCGAAACCGCCTGCCTCAGTTCTATTTGGCAGACCGACGGGGTGACAAAAGAGTACTATGACTGCCATGACCGCCCGGAGGATTATAAAAAACTCAAACCCGGATTGGCGGCCTGGTATGACGGGTTAATAGAAGTGGACCTTTCCAAAATTAAGCCCATGATAGCCCTGCCCTTTCATCCCAGCAATGTATTTGCCATTGATGAATTCAACAGCAATGCTGAGGACATACTTCATTCTGTGGAAGAAGAAGCGAACAAAATTATTAAAACCCGCTTCCGGTTTTCCCTGATTGACAAGATCCATAAGAGCAGAGTTAAGGCGGATCAGGGAATTATTGCGGGCTGCGCAGGGGGGACCTATGAAAACATCATGGCCGCTGCAACAACCCTGAAGCAGGGGCGCCTGGGGAACGACGTGTTTTCCCTTTCGGTATATCCCGCTTCCCAGCCAGTCATGATCGATCTGATCAGGAAAGGCGCCTGGGGCGATCTTGCCCAAGCCGGAGTATCCCTGCGGAGCAGTTTCTGCGGCCCCTGTTTTGGCGCCGGGGATGTTCCCGCCAGCGGACAACTTTCGATTCGCCACACCACCAGAAATTTTCCCAACCGTGAAGGCTCCAAGCCCGGGGAAGGCCAGATGGCCGCAGTAGCCCTGATGGATGCCCGTTCCATTGCCGCCACCGCGCTTAACGATGGCGCCCTTACCCCCGCTACAGACCTGGACCTGGACTATGACCATCCCCGCTTTAGCTTTGACTCCGGGGTTTATCAAACCAGGGTTTATAACGGCTTTAGAAAAGGTAACTCTGACGTGGAGCTGCAATACGGCCCCAATATTACCGGCTGGCCTGAAATGGGAGCCCTGGAAGAAAACTTGCTCCTGGGCATCGCTTCGGTGATCGCCGATCCGGTAACCACCACCGACGAGTTAATACCCTCGGGGGATACCTCCACATACCGTTCCAACCCAATCGCCATGGCCCGGTTTACCCTGTCCCGGAAAGATCCTGCCTATGTGGGAAGGGCCGAGGAGTTTCAGGCCCTGGAACGGAAACGCCGGGCCGGAGAAGCCCTGCCCCGGGAAGTACAAAGCCTGTTAGAAACCCTGAGCAGCTCAGGCGGCCCGGCCGTGACGGCGCAAAACACCGGCATAGGTTCGGTGATTTACGCGGTGAAGCCCGGGGATGGCTCCGCCCGGGAACAGGCGGCGAGCTGCCAGCGGGTACTGGGCGGCTGGGCCAACATTGCCCGGGAATACGCCACCAAACGTTACCGTTCAAACCTTATCAACTGGGGCATGCTGCCCCTGATCATGGATGGGGAAGCGGATTTTCAGAGCGGGGATTACATATTCATCCCCGGCATAGGTTCCGCAATTAAAGAGGAAAGAGAGAGCATAAAAGCTGTTTTGATACGAGCGGATAAGAGCAGTCCCCTTACATTTACTATCGGAGAACTGACCGGCGAAGAGCGGCGGATTCTTCTTGCGGGATGCCTTATCAATTTTTACAGGAGGGAAATTATTCCCGTGTAA
- the citE gene encoding citrate (pro-3S)-lyase subunit beta: MKLRRTMLYVPGNNPGMIKDAGVYPADCIMFDLEDSVSLAEKDAARFLVHEALCTIDYPGKELLVRINALDTEMGREDLEAIVRTGRATIRLPKTESAQDILDCEKEIARIEKDAGLVPGSTGMMAAVESAKGVLNAKEIACASTRLIGIAIGAEDYVTDLKTNRSPEGIELLFGRSMVLLAARSAGIDAIDTVYSDIDNEEGLRKETTLIKQLGFDGKSIINPRQIQPIHEIYTPTEKEISKSLLIIEAIEEAKKRGSGVIALNGKMIDKPVALRAQRVLDLASAAGLLKRREEA; this comes from the coding sequence ATGAAACTGCGCCGGACCATGCTCTATGTACCGGGGAACAATCCCGGGATGATCAAGGATGCGGGGGTCTATCCTGCGGACTGCATCATGTTTGATCTGGAAGATTCGGTTTCCCTTGCGGAAAAAGACGCCGCCCGTTTTTTGGTTCATGAAGCGCTCTGCACCATTGATTATCCCGGGAAAGAGCTGCTGGTACGGATAAATGCCCTGGATACCGAAATGGGCCGGGAGGATCTGGAAGCCATAGTGCGGACTGGCAGGGCAACTATACGGCTGCCGAAAACTGAAAGCGCCCAGGATATCCTGGACTGTGAAAAAGAAATCGCCAGGATTGAAAAAGACGCCGGGCTTGTTCCGGGTTCCACCGGCATGATGGCCGCAGTGGAAAGCGCCAAAGGGGTTCTAAACGCCAAGGAAATCGCCTGTGCCAGTACACGGCTTATCGGGATTGCCATCGGCGCCGAGGACTATGTAACTGATTTGAAAACCAACCGCTCCCCCGAAGGGATTGAGCTGCTTTTCGGCCGGAGCATGGTTCTTCTGGCGGCCCGCTCTGCGGGGATCGACGCCATTGATACGGTTTATTCGGATATAGATAACGAAGAGGGCCTGCGTAAAGAGACGACCCTGATCAAACAACTGGGTTTTGACGGCAAGAGCATTATTAACCCACGGCAGATCCAGCCAATCCATGAAATTTACACCCCCACTGAAAAGGAGATTTCAAAATCCCTTTTAATTATTGAAGCTATTGAGGAAGCGAAAAAACGGGGCAGCGGGGTTATAGCCCTGAACGGAAAGATGATAGACAAGCCTGTGGCGCTCCGCGCCCAACGGGTATTGGATTTAGCCTCCGCAGCGGGGCTGTTGAAAAGAAGGGAAGAGGCATGA
- a CDS encoding CapA family protein, with amino-acid sequence MSEEKKYPEIADHPAIVKMREEHFANPAIKAPFTLTVVGDIIQTNPISHLIDPEVRAILDPIKKSDVAVGNMESNFGDYRNQRAHIGGLMGCKEVAADVKSLGFNVVARSSNHSTDQGVDEMLKCNEYLQQAGVTYAGTGFNLEDARAPQYLETPKGRIGLVAMTVSFNGRVDNQSSRSADTGMEMAAYQGGNRNGAAGINFLRVTPSVVLPPELFEGIKKIKQYETDYAQKATKEHAGDITSDGSEVKALMERMYGKVGDPNKRQMVHTTMFEAGERPCGLNYYPNADDLRLNLRSIRQGKEWSDFMIATVHSHDYNNVLRHMDFLQETPSEFLVDLAHKSIDNGADVFFATGPHLLRGIEIYKGKPIFYSLASFIYQLWGTPAGPDRYTDNHLDQFYSETTETEMNMDMWPPQAVTKHPDPKNMESMESVTAQLDYDGGKIKQILIRPIEFGYDAPMSQHGIPRTPKPEVAARILKRLQRMSEALGTKVEIQGGTGLIKF; translated from the coding sequence ATGAGTGAAGAAAAGAAATATCCTGAAATTGCGGATCATCCGGCGATAGTCAAGATGCGGGAAGAGCATTTCGCGAATCCCGCTATCAAGGCCCCCTTTACCTTAACCGTGGTAGGGGACATTATTCAAACAAACCCCATATCCCATTTGATCGATCCCGAAGTGCGGGCGATTCTTGACCCTATCAAAAAAAGCGATGTTGCGGTGGGAAATATGGAATCAAACTTTGGGGACTATCGGAACCAGCGGGCCCACATTGGCGGCCTCATGGGGTGTAAAGAAGTGGCGGCAGATGTTAAGTCCCTGGGATTTAATGTTGTCGCCCGGTCCAGTAATCACTCCACCGATCAGGGAGTAGATGAAATGCTGAAGTGTAATGAATATCTTCAGCAGGCAGGTGTTACCTATGCCGGGACTGGTTTTAATCTGGAAGACGCCCGGGCGCCCCAATACCTGGAAACCCCTAAGGGCAGAATAGGCCTGGTAGCCATGACAGTTTCCTTTAATGGTCGGGTGGATAACCAATCATCACGCAGCGCTGATACGGGAATGGAAATGGCCGCCTACCAGGGTGGTAACAGAAACGGTGCAGCGGGAATAAATTTTCTGCGGGTTACCCCCAGCGTTGTACTGCCCCCCGAACTTTTTGAGGGAATTAAAAAAATCAAACAGTACGAAACGGACTATGCCCAAAAAGCTACGAAAGAACACGCCGGGGACATCACCTCCGATGGCAGTGAAGTTAAAGCCCTGATGGAACGGATGTACGGCAAGGTTGGTGACCCCAACAAACGGCAAATGGTACATACCACCATGTTTGAAGCGGGGGAGCGGCCCTGCGGACTTAATTATTACCCCAATGCCGATGATCTCAGACTAAACCTGCGCAGCATACGCCAGGGCAAAGAATGGTCGGATTTTATGATCGCCACCGTTCATTCCCACGATTACAACAATGTGCTGCGTCACATGGACTTTCTTCAGGAGACCCCTTCAGAATTTCTGGTAGATCTGGCCCACAAATCTATTGATAATGGCGCTGATGTATTTTTTGCCACCGGCCCCCACCTTCTGCGGGGTATCGAAATCTACAAAGGCAAGCCCATCTTCTATAGCTTGGCGAGCTTTATCTACCAGCTCTGGGGAACCCCGGCAGGCCCGGACCGTTACACGGATAACCATTTGGATCAGTTCTACAGTGAAACTACCGAAACGGAAATGAACATGGATATGTGGCCTCCCCAGGCGGTAACCAAACATCCGGATCCCAAAAACATGGAGTCCATGGAATCGGTGACCGCCCAGCTTGATTACGACGGGGGGAAGATCAAACAGATCTTAATCCGCCCCATTGAATTTGGCTATGACGCGCCCATGTCCCAGCACGGTATCCCCCGTACGCCGAAACCAGAAGTAGCGGCCCGGATACTCAAGAGGCTGCAGCGTATGTCCGAAGCCCTCGGTACTAAAGTTGAAATCCAGGGTGGGACAGGGTTGATAAAATTCTAA
- a CDS encoding SLC13 family permease: MSPIAIAAIIMVATVVCFFHPKIPNVPVAIAAGLAFVVTGIITPAVMFNSFTSSTCILMIGMMTIGGAMFRTGLAGWIGKTLMRLTGTTTGRIQLAIFLTTVVIAPFTSGTACMMIMYPLVCSIAMTTKTSMADIVYFQQMGSKVGSGFTFTGMGMIGTSAAILEASGYRIWSFFEISWWGLPAAILTTLLVFTIGKRYIIKGYPFKEPDAAVAAESNDLPNKFTLQMGLVAIFLVLTLVGFIVNNPKFPPNVCATLGALACLFTGCLSPKQMYQAVNWDIVILIGGMSAFSRGIETSGFGKLIADSILNVTGPQVSPLVILFILFIVTVFITQFMSDNGSVALMAPIAIMLAKAQGLASPHAYVMACLIGCMGAHFSIMASPSMAFTQGLGGYSNKYFVKQALFIELPVNLLVTMVMIPLVYL; encoded by the coding sequence ATGTCACCTATCGCCATTGCGGCTATTATTATGGTCGCTACCGTTGTGTGTTTCTTTCACCCAAAGATCCCCAATGTTCCTGTCGCTATTGCGGCGGGGCTTGCCTTTGTGGTAACCGGAATTATAACGCCGGCTGTTATGTTTAACAGTTTTACCAGCTCAACCTGTATTCTTATGATCGGCATGATGACCATTGGGGGTGCCATGTTCCGCACCGGACTGGCTGGCTGGATCGGTAAAACGCTGATGCGTCTTACGGGAACCACCACGGGGCGGATACAGCTCGCGATTTTTCTTACCACCGTTGTTATTGCGCCTTTTACATCAGGAACCGCTTGTATGATGATCATGTATCCCCTGGTGTGCAGCATTGCTATGACAACCAAAACATCCATGGCCGATATTGTTTACTTTCAACAGATGGGAAGCAAGGTTGGTTCGGGCTTTACCTTTACCGGCATGGGTATGATAGGAACCAGCGCCGCAATATTGGAAGCGTCGGGGTATCGTATTTGGTCATTCTTTGAAATCTCCTGGTGGGGACTGCCGGCCGCGATCCTTACCACCCTTCTGGTGTTCACCATTGGTAAACGGTATATCATTAAAGGTTACCCCTTTAAGGAGCCCGATGCGGCGGTGGCAGCGGAAAGCAATGATTTGCCGAATAAATTTACCCTCCAAATGGGATTGGTGGCGATTTTCCTTGTGCTAACCCTGGTTGGGTTTATCGTCAATAATCCAAAATTTCCCCCAAATGTATGCGCAACCCTTGGCGCCCTTGCCTGTCTTTTTACCGGCTGTTTGAGCCCAAAACAAATGTATCAGGCAGTAAACTGGGATATTGTCATCCTCATTGGCGGTATGTCCGCATTTTCCCGGGGTATTGAAACATCGGGGTTTGGCAAATTAATTGCCGATTCCATTCTGAATGTCACCGGGCCGCAAGTTTCTCCCCTGGTTATCCTTTTCATCCTTTTTATAGTTACCGTATTTATTACCCAGTTTATGTCGGATAATGGGTCGGTTGCGCTGATGGCGCCTATTGCGATTATGCTGGCAAAAGCCCAAGGATTGGCTAGTCCCCATGCCTATGTCATGGCCTGCCTTATCGGCTGCATGGGCGCCCATTTCTCAATTATGGCATCCCCGTCTATGGCATTTACCCAGGGGCTTGGTGGATATAGCAACAAGTATTTTGTAAAACAGGCATTGTTCATCGAACTGCCGGTAAACCTGCTGGTTACCATGGTTATGATTCCACTTGTTTATTTATAA
- the citD gene encoding citrate lyase acyl carrier protein, whose amino-acid sequence MQIKETAIAGTLESSDIMITLEPGSDGIEIDLQSAVEKQFGREIRALIRETLTGLGIAAARVTAIDKGALDCAIRARVKTAACRAAGETVFPWGAVKK is encoded by the coding sequence ATGCAGATAAAAGAAACCGCCATTGCGGGAACCCTGGAGTCCAGCGATATTATGATAACCCTGGAACCGGGAAGTGATGGCATTGAAATAGATCTCCAAAGCGCGGTGGAGAAGCAGTTCGGCAGAGAGATCCGGGCATTGATTCGGGAAACCCTTACCGGCCTGGGTATAGCCGCCGCCAGGGTTACTGCGATTGACAAGGGCGCCCTGGACTGCGCCATCCGGGCCCGGGTAAAAACGGCGGCTTGCAGGGCTGCGGGGGAGACGGTTTTTCCATGGGGGGCGGTAAAAAAATGA
- a CDS encoding Rpn family recombination-promoting nuclease/putative transposase gives MGINRQLKDSVFSFLFSDPEVLRGLYGAIEGVTLAPDVPISINTLTDVIFKNQINDLSFTVDNRLVVLIEHQSTINPNMPFRLLMYIARVYEKIIGTNKIYDKKLVPLPWPEFIVLYNGTDKYPDQATLKLSDAFKDLGDALGGTKRPVDLELTVQVYNINHGHNEGMLKKCEELGGYSAFVDKVREYKKTISDKDVAFREAINDCIEHNILREFLKSHATEVLQMLLTEWNTEEALAFEREEGWKEGREEGREEGREEGRGEGREEGEKKKALETAKNLLALGVSLDTVAKAVGLDMETVKSLAQ, from the coding sequence ATGGGCATTAACAGGCAGCTTAAAGACAGCGTATTTTCTTTTCTTTTTAGCGATCCGGAGGTCCTGCGGGGCTTGTATGGCGCCATTGAAGGCGTTACCTTGGCACCGGACGTGCCCATCAGCATAAATACCCTGACCGACGTGATTTTTAAGAACCAGATCAATGACCTTTCATTCACCGTGGACAACCGGCTGGTGGTGCTCATTGAGCATCAGTCCACGATAAACCCCAACATGCCCTTCCGGCTGCTGATGTACATAGCCAGGGTGTACGAAAAAATCATAGGCACGAATAAAATATACGATAAAAAACTGGTCCCTTTACCCTGGCCTGAATTCATTGTCCTGTATAACGGCACGGACAAATACCCCGACCAGGCAACACTAAAACTGTCCGATGCCTTTAAGGACCTGGGGGATGCGCTGGGCGGAACTAAAAGGCCGGTAGATTTGGAATTAACGGTACAGGTATACAATATCAACCATGGCCATAACGAGGGGATGCTGAAAAAATGCGAAGAACTCGGCGGGTACAGCGCCTTTGTTGACAAGGTCCGGGAATACAAGAAAACTATTTCCGATAAAGATGTCGCCTTTAGAGAAGCGATCAATGACTGCATAGAGCATAATATTCTGCGTGAGTTTTTAAAATCACACGCCACGGAGGTATTACAAATGTTATTAACCGAATGGAACACCGAGGAAGCCCTTGCATTCGAAAGAGAAGAAGGGTGGAAGGAAGGCCGCGAGGAAGGTCGCGAGGAAGGTCGCGAGGAAGGCCGCGGGGAAGGCCGCGAGGAAGGCGAGAAGAAAAAAGCCCTGGAAACGGCGAAGAATCTTCTTGCCCTGGGCGTAAGCCTGGACACGGTCGCCAAAGCGGTTGGCCTTGACATGGAAACCGTCAAAAGTCTTGCCCAGTGA
- a CDS encoding 2-methylaconitate cis-trans isomerase PrpF family protein: MQRGIPCMIFRGGTSKGLYLLEKDLPPPGDERDAVLLRLMGSPDARQIDGLGGAVSVTSKVAILGPSERDDADINYTFAQVSVDKPVVSYAGNCGNISSGVGPFAIESGLVKPKSPTTLVRIYNTNTKKILIEDIQTPDRQVNYEGDCEIPGVPGSAAPIKVLVLDPAGSVCGKLLPTGNARDKLDIPGFGSLSVSIVDAANPLVFALAGELGLSGKELPGEMDSNPELLDLLERIRGKAAQVLGLIEKPEDSPWKSPGVPKMTLVAPPAEYTTLSGNLISEDKIDLLGRMMSMQKTHPTYAMTGAMCTAAAALIPGSIVHGIKRPSADPARLRIAHPGGILEAGVDYTESAGIVSVQSVYGYRTARLLAKGTAYY; this comes from the coding sequence ATGCAGCGAGGAATTCCCTGTATGATTTTCCGGGGCGGGACCAGTAAGGGCCTGTACCTTCTGGAAAAGGATTTGCCCCCTCCCGGGGACGAACGGGATGCGGTTCTACTCAGGCTCATGGGCAGCCCTGACGCCCGGCAGATAGACGGCCTGGGCGGCGCAGTATCCGTAACCAGTAAAGTGGCCATCCTTGGGCCGTCGGAACGGGATGATGCGGATATAAACTATACCTTTGCCCAGGTATCGGTGGATAAGCCTGTGGTATCCTATGCGGGAAACTGCGGCAACATCTCTTCCGGCGTCGGCCCCTTTGCCATAGAGTCAGGCCTGGTAAAGCCCAAGTCCCCTACAACCCTGGTACGAATTTATAACACCAATACTAAGAAAATTTTGATAGAAGATATACAAACCCCGGATAGGCAGGTCAACTACGAAGGGGATTGCGAGATCCCCGGGGTTCCCGGTTCCGCTGCGCCGATTAAGGTATTGGTTTTGGATCCCGCAGGATCAGTGTGCGGTAAGCTCCTCCCCACGGGAAATGCCCGGGACAAGCTGGATATTCCCGGTTTTGGGAGCCTTTCCGTATCAATCGTCGATGCGGCTAATCCCCTGGTTTTTGCCCTGGCCGGGGAGCTTGGTCTGAGCGGGAAGGAACTCCCCGGGGAAATGGACAGCAATCCTGAACTGCTGGATCTGCTGGAACGTATCCGGGGTAAGGCAGCCCAGGTTTTGGGGCTCATTGAAAAACCGGAGGATTCCCCCTGGAAAAGCCCCGGGGTTCCCAAGATGACCCTGGTGGCCCCTCCGGCGGAATATACTACCCTGTCGGGAAACCTTATTTCGGAAGATAAGATCGACCTTCTGGGAAGGATGATGTCCATGCAGAAAACCCATCCCACCTATGCCATGACCGGCGCCATGTGTACCGCCGCTGCGGCGCTTATTCCGGGGAGCATCGTTCATGGGATAAAACGCCCCAGCGCCGATCCCGCACGTTTGCGCATCGCCCATCCCGGGGGAATTCTGGAGGCCGGGGTGGATTATACCGAGTCCGCAGGAATAGTAAGCGTACAAAGCGTCTATGGGTACAGGACCGCCCGGCTTCTCGCAAAGGGTACCGCATATTATTGA
- a CDS encoding LysR family transcriptional regulator: MDFRELSYIVSIAKQQNITRASEEVYVSQPTLSKFVQNLENYLGQPLFRRLGNKFLLTYAGELYVEKAKAMLAMKKELDQELSDIIRQNIGELKIAFPIMRGNYMLPCTLPVFRKEFPRVKVSIHEANSSVMEDMILGGEIDIAFFTLPIKHPDISYDIINLEEILLIMSPDHPLASAGIPREGCKYPWIDIGLLRDEEFIIQRSDQRTRQIFDKIFHNAGFDPRIAMEIRNIQASVQLASGGFGMTFVGETHLRHIRTDVNPACFSVGTPRTTTSFVAAYRRGIYLPNYAQRFVNIVREFT, from the coding sequence ATGGATTTTCGGGAACTAAGCTACATTGTTTCCATTGCAAAACAGCAAAATATCACCAGGGCATCGGAAGAAGTCTATGTATCCCAGCCCACCCTGAGCAAATTTGTGCAAAATTTGGAAAACTACCTGGGCCAGCCCCTTTTCCGCCGGCTGGGCAATAAATTTCTATTAACCTATGCCGGAGAGCTGTATGTGGAAAAAGCCAAGGCCATGCTGGCGATGAAAAAGGAACTGGATCAGGAGCTTTCGGATATTATACGGCAAAACATCGGGGAACTTAAAATCGCCTTCCCCATCATGCGGGGCAATTACATGTTGCCCTGCACCCTGCCGGTTTTCCGGAAAGAATTTCCCCGGGTAAAGGTAAGTATCCATGAAGCGAATTCTTCAGTCATGGAAGATATGATCCTGGGCGGGGAGATCGACATTGCCTTTTTTACCCTGCCCATAAAACACCCGGATATCAGCTACGACATCATTAACCTGGAGGAGATACTATTGATCATGTCCCCGGACCATCCCCTGGCCTCCGCCGGAATACCCAGGGAAGGATGCAAATACCCCTGGATAGATATAGGGCTATTACGGGATGAGGAATTTATTATCCAGCGCTCGGACCAGCGGACCAGGCAGATCTTTGACAAGATATTCCACAACGCCGGTTTTGACCCCCGCATAGCCATGGAGATCCGTAATATCCAGGCATCGGTGCAGCTTGCCTCAGGCGGTTTCGGCATGACCTTTGTGGGAGAAACCCATCTTCGCCATATCAGGACCGATGTGAACCCCGCCTGTTTTTCCGTGGGCACGCCCCGGACCACCACCAGTTTTGTGGCCGCCTATCGCCGGGGGATATACCTTCCCAACTATGCCCAGCGGTTTGTCAATATTGTGCGGGAGTTTACCTGA